The nucleotide window TAAAGACGAACTGAAATTGTTTATTAAAGGTATAATAATTTTTAAATTTTTACAATACTCTTCAAAATCTTTAGATAAAGAAGTTATCCCAATATTTAAATTATTATCATCAAATGTCAAATTTGTCAAATGATTATTAATATATTCTTCATTTACATCTTCAACAAAATCTAAAAAGGAGCTATTCTGAATTCTATTATTTAAATCATCAATCATTTTGTCTTTATCATATTCTTCTGAAAATTTTTTCTCATCAATATCTGATAAAAATTGTCCTAAAATATTAAATCTTCCAGGACTTAAATATTTTTTAGCATCTCTTAAAGCACCTAAATAAACATTAATAAATAATTGGAAAATTTCATTAGGTATATTCTGACCTTCATTTTCCCCACCCCAAATAGTACTATTGATTTTTCCTATAGGTGATTTATTGTTTAAATTAAACCTAAAATGAATATCTAAAGCATCTGTATTAGCATTATATAACTCTATAAAACATGCTCTTTCGTAGTCATTATTAATACTAAATGATAAATCAAATTCAATGTCTTCAGAAGGACAATATATATTAAAATCTTTTTTAGATACTCTTAATGCATTATGTTCTTTAAAACTCAAACAAATACGAAGAGCATCTAAAACTGATGTTTTACCTGCATTATTTTCACCAATTAAAATATTAATACCTGAACTAAAATTTAATGTAGTTTCTTTGATTCCTCTGAAATTTTTTATCCTAAAAGTTTTTAAATACATTTTATCCCTTATAAAAATAAAAAAACATTTAATTTTCTCTAATAAAAGGCATGTTGTCTATTTTATCTAAATCATTCTTTAATGCATAATATGCATACATAGAAAAAAGAGCAGAAATAACAGATAAGATAAAACCCTTTTTTATACTATTTTCAAGTTCTTTATATACAAAATTAGTTTTATTAGCCAAAATTTTTGGAGTCTTTACCTCAGACAAGCTACCCACCTTTATTAAAAATTTAAAATAGAAAATATTAATGTTGATATTTTTATATTTATTACTAATTAAAGTTTTATAATTTTATAATGTTATTTCAAATTTGAAATTATATAAATAGTTAAATTAAATTCATTTTCTTAAAATATAGGGCTTGTAAAAAAGTTTAGGCTTAAAAATACAAATTTGTTGTTTATTTAATAGATAAAGTAGTTAAAAATAAATTTAAGCCTATAAAATTTTAAAGTCCCCAAAATGTAAAGAAAAATGGAAAAAATAATTTTAAAAAAATCATATTTAAAATGTTAAATATACTATAAAAAATAACATAAATATATGAAATTTACTATTAATTAAAGTTTAAATAATTAATAAAATATAAAAATTAATATGAAATCTATTAGTTTAAAATCTGTCCCTTTAATAATAAGTAGTATAATAATAATTTTTATAATTTTGTTTTTCTTAAATATAATTAAAGAAAACAACATTTCATTATCTTTATCCATAATTTCAATTATCATTTCATTATATACAATATACAAAACTGACGAACAACTTAATAAACAAATTAACACATCTAAAGAATTGTTATTAGAAGAATTATTATTTGATAAAAAACAAGAAGCTGTTTTATTATTAATTAAGGAACTTGACAAATATAAAACAGTTATTGATACTGAATACATTAATTCACATGACAAAGAAATCTATTATAATACTCTAGAAGAAGTGGAATATTTCATAACAAATATTGTAAATTTTATTCATAACATAAAATTCTCATTACATTTCAATTATTATTCTAAAGAAGTACAAGAATTAATAGATAAATTTATTGATTATTCCAATGAGCACTTCGATAAAGAATATTTTGAAATGTCTGATACCCCATTTAAAGATAATAAAGATTATATAGAATCACTAGATTTATTAAAAGAAATATATAATAATTTAAAAAAAGAAATAGGAAAAACTGTTTAAATTTTGAAATATATCAAGATTTTTCCTCATTTATACGTTCAAGAATCTCATGAATAATTTCCTCAACAGTAAATTTTTTAGTAGATAATGCTCTTATCAAAGGAATAGATCCATCAAATTTTTCTAAATCTTCAATAGTTAAATCATGTAAGATAGGTAATACTTTTTCTTCATCATAAAAATCTAAAAATATGTTATCATATTCATAATTAGTCCATTTACTTTTAAAAAAATCTTCTGAAAATATTACAACTGCATAATTACTACTTTTTATACCCTTACTAATCCTTTTTCTTAAATTATGACCTATTTTTACAATATCATCATCATACCATACAGATAAACCTTTTTGTTTTAATAAATTAACAAATTCTTTCACAAAATCTTCCTTATCTTCAGATGAGTGAGAAACAAAAATATCATATTCTTTTTTATTAATAGATTTATTTTTATTATTAGAATCACTATTAAAATTTGAACCTTCAATAATACTAAATAGCTTATTAAATTCTTCTGAAATTATTTTTCTTCTCTCTTTATATCCTCCTTGTGATTGCATATAATATCTAAAATGCTTTGGATTTCTTTTCAAGAAAATAGGCATATCTTTAAAATAATTACAAGTTAAAAATTTTTTACGAAACAATGAATATTCTTCAAAACCATCTTTTTTTAAATTTTCAGTAGCTAAATCAATCAATAAATCTTCAAATCTTTCAAGAAAGTTTTCAATTTGGTTAACATTATAACTATTATCTGAATCAAAATTTTTTATAGTTTCATAATCGTATAATCTTTCAAAACCTTTATAAATCAAATCTCTTCTTTCTTTATAACCCCCTATTTCTTGCATATATGCTCTAAAAAATTGAGGTTTACGATTTTTTATTATGAAATCTGGAATAAAATCTTTTAAATAATCATAAGATAATAATTTTTTTCTATATATTATGTAATCATTAGATTCATTTTCATTATATGTAGCCAAATCAATTAATAAATCTTCAAATCTTTTTAAAAAAATTTCTAAATCCTCCATTTTAACACAACCTAATCTATCCTAAAATTTAATAACATCACTTTCATTATAAATATCAATCCAAGAGAATACTGAAACATTAAAAATTTTTAATTACCCTATATTTTCTATTAAAAATTTGCATTGAAAATTATTCAAATACATATACTAATCAACTTTAAAGTTAAATAATTATTCTTATCTGAAACAACACATTTGTAAAAAAGATTTTATTAATTAGGAAAATATAAATTTAATAAAATTAGTATCAATCATTCCTAATTCATTAGATAAATTTCCATTTAATCATTTTATTCACTTTAATCCATTTAGTTAATATATATGTAAGTTGTGAATATAAATTTGCTACCTATAGAAAGTATAGTTTTAAAAAAAGGCTTTGTTGAAATCCTTATTTTGTAATTAATGGAATTGATTTGTGGATGTTATACATCAAACATTGAATTTAGTTTCTTTATTTGATAAATTAGTATCTTTACTTCTATTAATTCCACCAAATATCCTTTTAATCATACTAAATACACTTTCAAGATTGTTTCACTTTGA belongs to Methanobrevibacter olleyae and includes:
- the tcpO gene encoding NAD(+) hydrolase TcpO, with translation MEDLEIFLKRFEDLLIDLATYNENESNDYIIYRKKLLSYDYLKDFIPDFIIKNRKPQFFRAYMQEIGGYKERRDLIYKGFERLYDYETIKNFDSDNSYNVNQIENFLERFEDLLIDLATENLKKDGFEEYSLFRKKFLTCNYFKDMPIFLKRNPKHFRYYMQSQGGYKERRKIISEEFNKLFSIIEGSNFNSDSNNKNKSINKKEYDIFVSHSSEDKEDFVKEFVNLLKQKGLSVWYDDDIVKIGHNLRKRISKGIKSSNYAVVIFSEDFFKSKWTNYEYDNIFLDFYDEEKVLPILHDLTIEDLEKFDGSIPLIRALSTKKFTVEEIIHEILERINEEKS
- a CDS encoding phospholipase D-like domain-containing protein, giving the protein MSEVKTPKILANKTNFVYKELENSIKKGFILSVISALFSMYAYYALKNDLDKIDNMPFIREN
- a CDS encoding ATP-dependent nuclease, which encodes MYLKTFRIKNFRGIKETTLNFSSGINILIGENNAGKTSVLDALRICLSFKEHNALRVSKKDFNIYCPSEDIEFDLSFSINNDYERACFIELYNANTDALDIHFRFNLNNKSPIGKINSTIWGGENEGQNIPNEIFQLFINVYLGALRDAKKYLSPGRFNILGQFLSDIDEKKFSEEYDKDKMIDDLNNRIQNSSFLDFVEDVNEEYINNHLTNLTFDDNNLNIGITSLSKDFEEYCKNLKIIIPLINNFSSSLELNQNGLGYNNIIYMSILLSRLSILKEQEDSLFLSLIIEEPEAHLQPQLQNLFFSYLNSINEELNKKESFQIF